tgtaaaaaaaaaataaaaaataatatatattttatatatatatatatatatatatatataggtcaaAAGTTTAGATACATTACTATcttatatttttgcaagaagtcacttatggttatcaagcctgcatttatttgatcaaaattttaatataccttaaaatttattttatgcaatgctgatttattattaatgttggaaaCCTGTaatactttttcaggattctttgatgaataaaaaaaagaaagaaagaaagaaagaaagaaagaacagcatttatttaaaatataacttttgtaacaaaCTACAGttcaaatgcttttatttatttttacattttttaaaagaaaatagtttttattcagcaaggatttgttaaattgatagaaatagtgatagtaaagattgatattgttagaaaacatctctattttgaataaataccattcaatgaaccccaaaaatgtatcacaggttacaaaaaaaataaaaataataataaaaaaattaaattaaaaaaattaaaaattaagcggcacaactgtttccaacattgataataaattagcatattagaatgatttcttaaagatcatgtgacactgaagactggagtaatgatgatgaaaattcagctttgcatcacagaaataaattatattttaaagtatattaaaatagaaaataacattcttttaaattgtaataatatttcacaatatcacatttttctgtatttttcacGAAATAAAttcaggcttgatgagcataagacactttcataatgctgcataattatcaaaaaatggtaatataataaagtcctttcacgtcaccatttcgccagtctacacttcacataataggCCTGTAGGTGACACTTGGGCTTAAAtaactatgatagtttcatcaaatagtaaacggtgtaccatacataaatataagtgaatcgaatagcctactgattaccattattgcgacttttgGCGCTGCAAGATTTTGTGCAgtgcttttgtagtcatttagaatacattttctcagcgatttaatttgatttataaaatgagacaaaccgcaGATCCAGATCAGCTCAAATAAGCTCGTCTGTCCATGAAATGTTCAACagatttatgaataagaacggAATAATAACTGCTCCACTTCacattattgtccaatgaaatttgaacttCTGGTGCCggatcatgattggttggtgtattatACATGAAACAGGCAttgaattatgtaatattctaaaataattaGCCTAAATCAACACACTAGCTTTGATAATCgatgaaaaaaagtttaaaatactgtttagtttattttttccttccgGCGACCTAAGGCACTCAAGCAAAGCGCACCCAACCCATAGCAAAGTCTCAGATTgacatgtaaaaaataaacaggattTTACTAATTTTTGAGCGATTAATTACTGTTTTGTACACGTtgtcatgttaattataattcaaatgcattttgttttattgaccacaatatcattgctatttgtctgagagggtcacctttgaataattttcaaaGGTGCACGTGCCTGGATAATTTGATATGAGTATTTAtgcgtttttaacctaaatctgTGAAggcagtgtgtgtttactgaTGAGGTGGGTcgaaacaggacagaaaatagcctattactactaaattattgtttgtttgttttttatttaaaaaaacttgaaaaaattataagtggacctcagagaacagtacgaaataaaaaaacaaaggcagttcatggCCCCTTTAATTTCTGAACAGATAATCTACACAGTGAAACCTTTGTAGGAATTCAATAATAATGTTATCACACCCCTCTAATGTTTTGTATAagagaccaataaaaaaaaaaaaaagacactggCCAATCAGATTATTACTCTCTTCGTCTATTTGTGTAACAAATGATGAAAGAAATCATGTGCAAATTTGCTGAAACAGAAAAGCAGATAATCTATTTATGCAAAATCAAGCGTACAAACTCCAAATTGTGCATGACTAAGAGATCTTGCCATAGGCCTACTTCAAAATGCGGGCAAGCAATTGAGTTAGTATAAGTGTAGCCCCTCTGCTTCTACTCCCCTCATTCTTGCTCCAAGCAGGATTCAAACCAGTGTTTTGGCATGGGAGGTTGGTGCACTAACAGGACACTACAGACCGTTGCCTCTAACGTCAGTCCCAACGTGAGGTTTACCTGTGCAGCTTTTACCATCTGGCCTCCGTTACATAAGCATTCACAGGATGACCTGTGACTACTGTAAGATGAAACAGGataagggatagctcaccctaGAACATtttaccatcatttactcaccctcatgtcattctaaaagTGTATGACTttccttctgtggaacacaaaataagatatttagaaaaatgtctGAATATAAGTCAGTGGgattcagtgttgttttggatgCAAGTGACTTTCATTGTgtggacaaaaacagttgaaactttctttaaaatatcttctgttCACAGAAGAAAGATCATGTTGAATGACACTATActtgattacttttatgttcaccttcaaacaatgtttttggGATTGGCACTTATTCTGTTTTACAGTACAGATTTACAAATAGCttttcttcatattttttaatgatcatctcaaacaaaatattgcactacCAGTTTCATATGATCATAAAACTAGTACATCAGaagtataaaaaaattaaattcttacTAATGTTACgcatacattaaaaacagtatatttGCTAAAGTAACAAAATTAAACCATAGGTAAAATGCTAACAAAAGGTccattaaacttttattttatttttaaaaaaatattctgtcatatctaaatatacctgtgaaattcatattttacattaaataaaacagtaataaactTAGGAATGTACGTATTATTAACCCCAGAAAAGATTTCAGGTtaactaatatatattttaaataaggcAAAATATATGATGATTATATGGCTAATGTGTCAGATTAAAAACTGTTATATAGTagatatatatatgaacaaaaatatattttgtaattgcaaAACACTAAAGATTGGTTACAGAATCTGTTTCAAATCAGCTGAGCATACATATATAAACTGTATGTGAAAGTTTACATATTagaatacatatattttaagcaCTTTTATGGCTTCTTAAGGCAGAGAAAATTATGTCTTTCCTCACAATCTGCGGGTTTCCAGAGCTTCTCTTCTCTATCCAGAGCTCCACAGCGCAGATTTCCAGCAGGACACTGGATCTCTCCCTCCACAAACCAGGCTTTATATTGAAGATCATCTCCATTGACCCAGAACCAATGACCAGCCATAAAGCGCAAACCAATCCACACATAAGCTGTCTGGGATGTTATGGTCTCATTTATCACCTCTTCCACAATTGCCTCAGAACTTAGACTTGCCAGACCAGTGTACTTTTTTCTGCAATAGTCCAGGGCTTCATCCCACGTCTTATTCTGATGCACCAAAACTGGGGCGAAGACCTCCATGCAGTAAAAAGATAGTGTCTCAGAGCATGTAATATCGTGCAGTTTAGAATTGGATTGTTTTAGTGCGCCACAGTTTTCAGAATCATAATTTGGTTGATTGCTATCCCAGTTGTCAATTGGTTCCATCTCACCTCCAGACCAAATCCATTTTTCTGAGTTGTTAGAAGTTCTGTATAGTCCAACCCAGTTAAGATGATACACAGAGTCTGTATAAATGGAGAGCATTTCTGCCTCTTCTTTATTGATAGTGGAAAGGTCGTCATAGCGCTCTCTGCAGTACTTCTGTGCATCGTTCCAAGTCATTTTTTCTTTCACAATATAGTGGATTCTATAGACACAGAAGTTCAGTCCAAAAAGACTCAAAAGTAAAAACACAGTGACTTTCATTTCTGTACGGACGATTTACACAGTAATGCCTATGTGTGCACTCAGCGACTATAAAATTATCACATatcttaaatgtttttttcttcttttttttttttttgctattttgttttgtaaataagaGACCAATAAAAAAGATGTAAGGGAAATGGCCAATCAGAAGGTCACTCCAGTATTTgtgtaacaaatgtttaaagaaATCATGCATCATTGCAAATATTCTAATAGTAAAGAAAACAGGTCATGCAGGTCAAGCAAAGCACAACAAAATTCTGTTATGACATACTGAAAGAatcaacataataaaataaaataaaaatagtaggcCTATGTAATATTTTCTAGGAATGGGAACTGTAGGGAATTGAATAATTCTGGTTTCTTGTTGGTTCTATTACCACTTGTTTCgcattttaaagaaagaaatacatttgGAAATAAGCAAtggaattattattacatttacaatcATCAGCAGTTTGTTACCACGTGATGATCATTGTACATATAAATCAACATAAcacaaatcagaaataaatgtaattcttttaaaaagtgtttacaCAGACTTTTAATGACTGGACAGTTTATTGTAATgatataaatgcagcctagtAACTTTATACTAAAAAGACGAAATATTTAATGACATACTTCATTCAtcctttcattttgtttaaaataccATGTCTCAGTTCATTTTGGACTCTGGCCTACTGTTTCTATTCTCTCTGTCAATTAAGAGTCGTTCAGTAGCTGCAGGAGCATGTTTTGGACTTGGATATTTTGCTGCCAAGGAGGATCTTGCaggtttgttttaattattaatttttcatattcatatttgttttataagTGTTCTATCTGTTGCATCGCTTTACTATTTTACTGTGAGATTGTTACGCCCCCTAGTGGTTCGgggtatggaaaagagcaaacattgaatccaagatggcggcgcgctcagacgcagcggcttctccgggtcccaaagacggtgcttttatgtcttttaatgtcgtctgttcgtctccaaacaatgtcaatttaccgctaattcatcaggagatcactccgggatatatctatgatcgccaaagccttttggatatcaacaacacatacaaacacaaactctcgccggcggctactgagaagctacgaggcctttgtttactgctggagccggacctcgagaccgcggcctcgcctactgacgctacccgcacaaggcggcgtcgcaagcggtgtgagagaggacggaagcgcggtaagcgcggaggtatacgagccaggctaagggctaacccctcaagaccggctcttccaacactcatgctctcaaacgttcgctctctggaaaacaaactggacttaattcaactcagtcgatctacacagcatgagacaagggattgttgtgtgtttgttttcactgaaacatggctaaaggacaacatcccggactccgccattcagctgcacgggctaaactgctaccgagcggacagagattcatcactgtctggtaagactcgcggtggcttgtgtgtgtatatcaacaaagaatggtgtaacaatgctgcgttagtatcaaaacactgttcatcgctggtggagtttatgtttgtgaagtgtcgaccgttctatctgccgcgggagttcacggccattgttattgtcgcggtttacatccccccgtgtgcaaacgcaaaggacgcgcttcgcgtgctgtacagcgccatcagcgaacaacaaacaaataaccccgacggctttttcatcatagccggtgacttcaaccacgcaaacttaaagacagttttgccaaagttctaccaacatgtgaactttgcaacaaggggaaataacacactggactttgtttatacAATAGAGAAAAAttcatacaaagctgaaccccgcccccacctcgggtactcggaccacatctctgttatgctaatcccagcatacagaccacttctgaaactcaccaaaccggttcaaaagcaaatcacggtatggccagaaaatgccacctcagcactgcttccaggacacagactggaacatgtttaaagaggcggccacctacaacaaccacacagacctacaggagtacactgaaactgtgactgcttacttcaaaaagtgcatagatgatgtgacagtcaccaagaccatcaccacacgcgccaaccagaagccatggatgacagcagaggttcgtgggctgtgAAGTGTCGCGCCCCGCAGTTCGAAGAATGAAACAAAGACTTGGAGTTTTGATTCtagaaaaattagattttattcggCCGATATAAAACCGAAGCTCTCTCTTCAGAAAAGCTTCTCGACTGTTCTTTGTCTCTGGTTTATATACAAGCCATTTAAGGCGGATTCTAAGGTTAAGTCATATGCATACATTTCACTTGTGTATGTAACTCTATCTGTCCCAGAGGAGAAGAGACCCTCTAGAATTTGTTATGAGGAGAAAGCCCCCTCCTCATTTCTTCCAGATGTGCTTTGCCACGTACGCACTTTGACACAAAGGCCTTGCTTTGCCACGTACACATTTTGAAACCAAGGCCTTCAGAATATATTGGAAGATTCAACAGATACCTTATAAGCAAAATTCACCTTGATTATGTCtaaataattctgattaatatccataaaaatcttctacagctgctaaagaccagagatgaagcattcagatcaggagataaagcagccctcaaaacagcaagagccaatctgtctcatggcatcaagaaggcaaaacatcagtatgctaaaaaaatcaacaacaacttcagcgacagtaaagacactcggaccctgtggcaagccatccagaccatcactgactacaaggccccgccacaggccagtgacgatgacacatccctaccagaggcactcaaccacttctactcacgatttgagatacagaacgacacacctgcacagaaactacccacatctccaaacgaccaggtactctgtctctccccagccgatgtaaggaagaccctatccagGATTAACCCACGAAGGCTGCGGGccctgacaacatacctgggCGTGTACtgaagactgtgctgcacagctgacgaatgtcttaacagacatcttcaacatctcgctgagccaggcagtcgtccccacgtgtctcaaatccacctccataatcccagtaccaaagaagtcacatgtgtcctgtctgaatgactatcgtcccatagcactgaccccaatcatgatgaagtgctttgagaggttagtcatgcatcaCATCAAGTCCAGTCTCCCAAGCACACTGGACCCATTACAGTTTGCATATCGTCCAAACCGTTCCACGGACGATGCAATATCCACCACtctccacctagctcttactcacctggaacagaaagactcctatgtaagaatgctgttcatcgacttcagctcagcattcaatacaataatcccacaacagctcatccacaaactaaacctgctgggcattaacacctccctctgtaattggatcctggactttttaactgcaagacctcagtcagtccgtatcggccgcaacacctcgagcactaccacactgagcacaggggccccacaaggctgtgtgctcagcccgctgctcttcacgctgctgacccacgactgcactgccaagtccagctccaaccacatcatcaagtttgctgatgacacaactgtggtaggcctcatcagtaacaacgatgaaacgcactacagagaggaagtggcacagctggctgaatggtgtggtgctaacaacctgtccctcaatgcgggtaagacaaaagaggttgtgatggacttcaggagaaactctgttgaccaccccccactgaccatcgacggctcaaccgtggagagagtcggtagcactaaattcctgggggtgcacatcacaaaggatctcacctggaccaccaacgtcacgtcactcaacaagaagggacaacagcgcctctactttctccgtcggctgaaaaggacaagtctccctccacccatcctcaccaccttttacaggggcaccattgagagtgtgctgaccagctgcatcactgtctggtatgggaactgcagtgctgctgaccacaagaccctacaacggacagtgaacactgccgcaaagatcatcggtgcccctcttccctccatcctggacattttccttgcacgatgctccagcaaggcctccagcatcgtgaaggaccccacccacccctcccacaacctcttccagctcctgccatcaggaaaaaggtaccggagtatcaaagctcgttctgtcagattgcttaacagcttctttccccaggctgtgagagctcttaactccaatctccctgtccccgctctgaaaccatgaacacctcagcccccaactataaataactattgacaaatttctcctaagtgcaattctgggtgtgctacacacaggtgagtgggctatacaaaccacctgtagtaacgcactcgtcccactatatgcacactagacactttctataaacactccctgcaacaaagactcaataagataatatatgtttacttgaatattgcactataaaataatgtttactggaGCATTGTACCACTAACTCCTTTGCACTatgcgctgcttcccacaaaatctatcttctgaacaatttaatgtaaaaaatatatatttcctgcacaatttcatgtacaaatatctctttagcactatttcatgtacagtatttatgtaaagttcttgtacagtctcagtttgtgtatgtgtagtcaactaggtatagtagttatagtatttatagtatatgtatagtcagatggttaaactgttgtatagccctattgtgttttttgtttttttcccccatatttgcattgctgtatgtgtatctcatgtctaactagtatgtagcaccgtggtcctgcgagacacgacatttcgttccactatatgtccacacatgtagcagaatgacaataaagctcaacttgaacttgatAAGGATAGCCATTGCTTTAATTCCCTGAGATCAACTACTACGGAGCAACACAGAGACAAACAACTGGAGTAACTAACATGGTTCGCTTTATTTACAGTAAAGTACCAATGAAGAAGCAAAAACAATCAAGGAAAAAAGTAGtattatatacaatttatacAAAAATGAATTGAAACAAACCACAGAAGGGAAGGATCACAAGCGGTGCTAAATCAAAGAAagtaaccaaaacaaaaatcaaacactaaCTGATCCCAACCCTCTAACATAACtgaaaacaaaagagaaaagaaaaaaagtcttcGGCGTGACACACGCCCTAACTAAATCTACACTCACTATAAAGCAAACATACATCAGGTAGCACACGCTTCTTACCTAGTGTTTCTAACAATAACAAACCTACGTGAGTGTGATATGTATGTCACGTGACGTTCTCTCCTTTCACTTCCCTCTAGGTTTGTTGAGCTGTAGTTTAGGTAGGTACAAACTCAATAGCAACTCAAAACAAACGAAACACACCAATAAAGGTACAAAGTGCTAGCAACACTCAAGGGCAAAGCCCGCCAACACAAAAGTTCAAAGTCTCCAAAAACTCCTCCTCTTCCTGTCACCGGAGCAGCTTATAATCACAAGTCCCAGTCCATGATTGGTTCAAGTACGTCAGTTCCACCAGCCAATCACGAACCCTACATTTAAAAGGACAGCAAAGAACCAATAACAAAGGAAAAGAGGaggaaacaacaaaacaaaccccTGGCTTGTAACAGAGATAAACTTTTTTTAACGACTATAAATGACCCATTTGATCAACCTAGGCTCATTCGAAATACCTGcctctaaatacatttctgcaacaCCGTTATTACAtaccttactgcacgtttcaaagtgAAGCGTcagtgagtggcgctaaaacgtgaccctggcacgtttttgtTATATTGATGTAGGCACGTAAAGTATTGCTGTGTTTGTATTACGTTGTttcaggtacgtattgcggTGGTTTAAAATTCAAATATCTGATGAGTGttgctaaaagttaatgctctatcatgCTGGAAATATCCCAACCTAGGCTCATTGAAAATACATTCCCCTACATTTCTACGAAACTCCAAAAACGTACTTATACATAAGAATCgctgcagtttccagttgaaatgaacactagaggcagtaaaactcccacaacttttattccttttcacacaaagtatGATTTGCAGGTCCACAGTTTCTATTAATAAAGCCtataatttttgcataataacTTGAGGAATATTATGTTGtgaattcaaaacaattttaacatgctATGACATTTGAAAACTGATATATTTGAACATTAGCGTCACATATCCGCTTCatagacggtttcaacggcaGCAACGTAAACAAAACTTACTACGCATGCGCGCTTTTGTTGCCCTAACTTAACTTCAGGTAGACATCCAAATAGAATGCTTTTGAGAAATGCAGCTCAGACcgataaacaaaaacagaccggaagttaacttcggtccaggcgcgtgcgcctgatgaaaccgtctatacaTGAGTTTTCTGATTTAATAGGTTTGCTCGGTAGCTCACGTGATACGGCATTGCATTTAGGTGATGAAGAGCTCCAGTTCAAACCCCGTAAACAAAACAGCTCAAATGTGCATAAGAAAGTGAAAAAACCACGGCTAcaacaataaatgtatttttatattacgtttgcatttgttaacactattgggtaggtttagggttgggtttggtgtagaggattccaacacgatagagcattagcTTTTAGTGACACTTCTCGAATATttgaattagtgctgtcaaaattaatggCGTTAATcacatgattaatcacaaatttaaaatactaggatttacctgtaaatgtgttaaaaaaagatatgcatgacaaactagtttaaggaagcagaatctttcacacttccgccaggtatgagacataatccttattattcttttatcattattattttgtttttattcagccattatcagcctttaaactggcaataaaacgtttagcaagccacatcgcttcaatcccagtatttacccaactattatcaaaagtttttctaaataaatacaacaaaacatttcttgcaacCTTACGTGATGTAGTGAACAACAGTCAAACTGGCATTCCAAGGACCAGTTTATGGGCCCTTCTCTAACTGCCGGTGTGGAGGGAGATGTGCCCCACTGTGATTGGATCTTGGTGGAGGAACATAAAAAGATGTTGAGAGCCATCAGATAAGATGCCAAGACAACTGCCAGACACCTCTAACAGGACAGGAAGGGAGAAACCTTCTGCATCCACGACCACCTAAGAGAGGACTTCTCAAAGTTCTGAGTCTCTGATACATCCAGAGAGACAGCAGCAGATACGACTTCTGAGTCTCTGGCCTGACGAGAAAATAGATTTCAAGACAGCTATGGTTTAACTCAGCCCCTGAGCAAACCTTCCTTATCGGATTTGGCTGCCCTTCAGTTGCAAAGGACCCAGCAGTGACGGACCCCGTCTGACTCTTGCCACTCCGAAAGCAGCACAG
The sequence above is a segment of the Onychostoma macrolepis isolate SWU-2019 chromosome 07, ASM1243209v1, whole genome shotgun sequence genome. Coding sequences within it:
- the LOC131543870 gene encoding lithostathine-1-alpha-like encodes the protein MKVTVFLLLSLFGLNFCVYRIHYIVKEKMTWNDAQKYCRERYDDLSTINKEEAEMLSIYTDSVYHLNWVGLYRTSNNSEKWIWSGGEMEPIDNWDSNQPNYDSENCGALKQSNSKLHDITCSETLSFYCMEVFAPVLVHQNKTWDEALDYCRKKYTGLASLSSEAIVEEVINETITSQTAYVWIGLRFMAGHWFWVNGDDLQYKAWFVEGEIQCPAGNLRCGALDREEKLWKPADCEERHNFLCLKKP